A single genomic interval of Juglans regia cultivar Chandler chromosome 1, Walnut 2.0, whole genome shotgun sequence harbors:
- the LOC109000460 gene encoding protein trichome birefringence-like 42, whose amino-acid sequence MGVVKAAMGGALVGDIMRSFKAIKERLRKLQPSLPLGKSRILAMRPSSTIIEKWRFCIFAFFIGYIFLLYCLKHDHQSVKLSAYGNIVVTMTSSNDSDRHIPAIDMVYTAPENVVETMASSKDSDRHDPAIDMVDAAPENVVETMTSSNDHNNVYAAPGNIAITMRSSIGSDKHPAADDDDMQFLLPSKVREHGRKIMKKKDRCNIFDGKWVYDPKSRPLYHGSQCPFLSDQVSCQRNGRPDSEYEKWRWEAKGCQIPRFNGTNMLERLRDKRVVIIGDSINRNHWESLVCLLYSAIPSSRAEIDMDVNFKSFRSTEYNCSVEYYWSPFLVQLKQNQELGRVLTLDKLSDWERSCRGADVMIFNSGHWWLHNVQRWELFQYRGKLWDNMKIRSAFLKAMKTWARWIDHNVDKRSTKIFFRGLTALHYSKEWCYNRKQPIKDESFQFLNPIGDIVESIIGRMRTPVTYLNVTRLTQYRIDAHTSVYTIRQGKLLTPKQRRKPHFYADCSHWCLPGVPDTWNSLLYASMVMDDSSDSTFSI is encoded by the exons ATGGGTGTGGTAAAGGCCGCAATGGGTGGTGCTCTAGTTGGGGATATTATGAGGAGCTTCAAGGCCATAAAGGAGAGGCTGCGCAAATTACAACCCTCCCTTCCGCTTGGAAAAAGCAGAATTTTAGCAATGCGTCCCAGTTCCACCATCATTGAAAAATGGAGGTTCTGCATATTTGCTTTCTTCATAGGCTACATCTTTCTGCTTTACTGCCTGAAACATGACCACCAAAGTGTAAAGCTTTCTGCTTATGGAAACATCGTCGTAACCATGACCTCATCCAATGACTCAGACCGGCATATTCCAGCAATTGACATGGTCTACACTGCTCCCGAAAACGTTGTCGAAACCATGGCATCTTCCAAGGACTCAGACCGGCATGATCCAGCAATTGACATGGTTGACGCTGCTCCCGAAAACGTTGTCGAAACCATGACATCATCCAACGACCATAACAATGTTTACGCTGCTCCCGGAAACATTGCCATAACCATGAGGTCATCCATTGGCTCCGACAAGCATCCAGCAGCTGATGATGATGACATGCAATTCCTGCTACCGTCAAAAGTAAGAGAACATGGGAGGAAgataatgaagaagaaagatagGTGCAATATCTTTGATGGGAAATGGGTATATGATCCAAAATCACGTCCTCTGTATCATGGATCACAGTGTCCATTTCTTAGTGACCAAGTTAGTTGCCAAAGGAATGGGAGGCCAGATTCTGAATACGAGAAATGGAGATGGGAAGCCAAGGGGTGTCAGATTCCGAG GTTTAATGGTACAAACATGTTAGAGAGACTTAGAGATAAGAGAGTGGTTATTATTGGGGACTCCATTAACAGAAACCATTGGGAGTCTCTTGTTTGCCTTCTTTACTCCGCTATTCCTTCCTCACGAGCTGAAATTGATATGGATGTAAACTTCAAGTCTTTTAGATCTACG GAGTATAATTGTTCTGTGGAGTACTATTGGAGCCCCTTTCTAGTGCAATTGAAGCAAAACCAAGAACTTGGTCGGGTTCTCACGCTGGACAAACTATCAGACTGGGAAAGGAGTTGTCGTGGCGCAGATGTTATGATATTTAACTCTGGTCACTGGTGGCTTCACAATGTCCAGAG GTGGGAATTGTTTCAATATAGAGGAAAGCTTTGGGACAACATGAAGATTCGTTCAGCATTTCTGAAGGCAATGAAGACCTGGGCTCGTTGGATTGATCACAACGTAGATAAGAGAAGTACAAAGATATTTTTTCGAGGCTTAACAGCACTACACTATAGTAAAGAGTGGTGTTACAATCGAAAACAACCCATTAAGGATGAGTCCTTTCAATTTCTCAATCCAATTGGAGACATTGTTGAGAGTATAATTGGACGCATGAGGACACCAGTAACGTACCTTAATGTCACAAGACTAACTCAATATCGAATAGATGCACATACATCTGTTTATACAATAAGACAAGGGAAGCTTCTGACACCAAAGCAACGAAGAAAACCACATTTCTATGCTGATTGCAGTCACTGGTGCTTGCCCGGAGTACCGGATACATGGAACAGTCTGCTGTATGCATCTATGGTCATGGACGACTCTAGTGACAGTACTTTTAGTATTTAA